A single region of the Eulemur rufifrons isolate Redbay chromosome 8, OSU_ERuf_1, whole genome shotgun sequence genome encodes:
- the CFAP107 gene encoding cilia- and flagella-associated protein 107 isoform X1: MLSTAINPQSFSTPSWQIETKYSTKVLTGNWVEERRKFARATEKTPQSLHRKEYVPFPGHRTDQISRWYNKRRIEGLPYKHLITHHQEPSHRHLISTYDDHYNRHSYNPGLPPLRSWNRHKLLWLPEKSDFPLLAPPTNYGLHEQLKQRWLASKVGPRERESIYTSSYPRPPLWAMSQREHAIPVPPPRLHPAPRF; the protein is encoded by the exons ATGCTTTCGACTGCAATAAATCCCCAGTCATTCTCTACTCCAAGCTGGCAGATCGAGACCAAGTATTCAACCAAAGTGCTCACTGGAAATTGggtggaagagaggaggaag TTCGCCAGAGCCACTGAGAAGACACCCCAGTCCCTTCACAGAAAAGAGTACGTCCCCTTCCCAGGCCACAGAACGGACCAGATCTCCAGGTGGTACAACAAGAGGAGAATTGAG GGGCTTCCGTACAAACACCTGATCACCCACCACCAGGAGCCCTCGCACCGCCATCTCATCAGCACCTACGACGACCACTACAACCGGCACAGTTACAACCCGGGCCTGCCTCCCCTCCGCTCCTGGAATCGGCACAAGTTGCTGTGGCTACCAGAGAAGTCCGACTTCCCCCTTCTTG CGCCCCCGACAAATTACGGACTCCACGAGCAGCTGAAGCAGAGGTGGCTGGCATCCAAGGTTGgccccagggagagggagagcatTTATACTTCGTCCTACCCCAGACCACCGCTGTGGGCTATGTCCCAGCGGGAGCACGCGATCCCGGTCCCTCCCCCTCGCCTGCACCCTGCCCCGAGATTCTGA
- the LOC138390239 gene encoding PRAME family member 12-like, whose protein sequence is MSLQAPPRLLQLAGQSLLRDEAVAIPALEELPTELFPPLFMEAFTKRHSKILTAMVQAWPFPRLPLGSLMLTPDLETLRAVLEGLDVLLAQKVRPRGWKLQVLDLQNVDENFWVVWSGDSVWSSKAMNKRKTAKDCPRMGRQQPIKVFIHFYLTGKKLDEFLTYLILWVKKRKDFIHLCCKKLVVFSLPTHNITIRKVLEMVELDCIQEVEMNCPWELSMLARFAPYLGRMSHLGKLVLFNVYVSTYVSPEEKEQILAQFTSQFLKLDNLQKLYTYTGSCLEGRLHEVFRSLKIPLETLLITNCLLSASDWENLSCWPSFSQLKELHLRGIRLTNFSPECLQRTLEKVAVTVQSLLLEDCGIVDSQLNVIVPTLSRCCQLTTFSFRGNPVSMAALENLLRHTARLSKLSLEIYPAPQESYDAQGALNYGKFVQLRAELMEILRDLRQPKTIVFSTVPSPHYGDSEYDPIMV, encoded by the exons ATGAGcctccaggccccacccagactCCTGCAACTGGCGGGGCAGAGCCTGCTGAGGGACGAGGCCGTGGCCATCCCTGCTCTGGAGGAGCTGCCAACGGAGCTCTTCCCACCACTATTCATGGAGGCCTTCACCAAGAGACACAGCAAAATCCTGACGGCCATGGTGCAGGCCTGGCCCTTCCCCCGCCTGCCTCTGGGGTCCCTGATGCTGACCCCTGACCTGGAGACCTTAAGAGCTGTGCTGGAGGGGCTCGATGTGCTGCTTGCCCAGAAGGTTCGCCCCAG GGGGTGGAAACTGCAAGTGCTGGATTTGCAGAATGTGGACGAGAACTTCTGGGTCGTGTGGTCTGGAGACTCTGTGTGGTCCTCAAAAGCCATGAACAAGAGGAAAACAGCAAAGGACTGTCCAAGGATGGGAAGGCAGCAGCCCATAAAGGTATTCATACACTTTTACCTAACGGGAAAAAAGCTGGATGAGTTCCTCACCTACCTCATTCTGTGGGTCAAGAAGAGAAAAGATTTCATACACCTGTGTTGTAAGAAGCTGGTGGTATTTTCATTGCCTACCCACAATATTACTATCAGGAAGGTCCTGGAAATGGTGGAGCTGGACTGTATCCAGGAGGTGGAAATGAATTGCCCCTGGGAGCTGTCCATGCTGGCGAGGTTTGCTCCTTACCTGGGCCGGATGAGTCATCTTGGCAAACTGGTTCTCTTCAACGTCTATGTGTCTACCTACGTGTCCCCAGAGGAGAAGGAGCAGATTCTCGCCCAATTCACCTCTCAGTTTCTCAAACTGGACAACCTCCAGAAGCTTTATACCTACACTGGCTCTTGTCTCGAAGGCCGTCTTCACGAGGTGTTCAG GTCCCTCAAGATCCCCTTGGAGACCCTCTTAATAACTAACTGCCTGCTATCAGCATCAGACTGGGAGAACCTGTCCTGCTGGCCGAGCTTCAGTCAGCTGAAGGAGCTGCATCTGAGAGGCATCAGACTGACCAATTTCAGTCCTGAGTGCCTCCAACGTACGCTAGAGAAAGTTGCAGTCACAGTCCAGTCCCTGCTCCTAGAGGACTGTGGGATCGTGGACTCCCAACTCAATGTCATCGTGCCTACCCTGAGCCGCTGCTGCCAGCTCACGACCTTTAGTTTCCGTGGGAATCCCGTCTCCATGGCTGCCCTGGAGAACCTGCTACGCCACACTGCAAGGCTGAGCAAGTTAAGCCTAGAGATCTATCCTGCCCCTCAGGAGAGTTATGACGCCCAGGGTGCTCTCAACTATGGGAAATTTGTCCAGCTTCGGGCTGAGCTGATGGAGATACTGAGGGACTTAAGGCAGCCCAAGACGATCGTGTTCAGTACAGTCCCTAGTCCTCACTATGGCGACAGCGAATATGATCCTATTATGGTCTAG
- the CFAP107 gene encoding cilia- and flagella-associated protein 107 isoform X2: MLSTAINPQSFSTPSWQIETKYSTKVLTGNWVEERRKGLPYKHLITHHQEPSHRHLISTYDDHYNRHSYNPGLPPLRSWNRHKLLWLPEKSDFPLLAPPTNYGLHEQLKQRWLASKVGPRERESIYTSSYPRPPLWAMSQREHAIPVPPPRLHPAPRF, translated from the exons ATGCTTTCGACTGCAATAAATCCCCAGTCATTCTCTACTCCAAGCTGGCAGATCGAGACCAAGTATTCAACCAAAGTGCTCACTGGAAATTGggtggaagagaggaggaag GGGCTTCCGTACAAACACCTGATCACCCACCACCAGGAGCCCTCGCACCGCCATCTCATCAGCACCTACGACGACCACTACAACCGGCACAGTTACAACCCGGGCCTGCCTCCCCTCCGCTCCTGGAATCGGCACAAGTTGCTGTGGCTACCAGAGAAGTCCGACTTCCCCCTTCTTG CGCCCCCGACAAATTACGGACTCCACGAGCAGCTGAAGCAGAGGTGGCTGGCATCCAAGGTTGgccccagggagagggagagcatTTATACTTCGTCCTACCCCAGACCACCGCTGTGGGCTATGTCCCAGCGGGAGCACGCGATCCCGGTCCCTCCCCCTCGCCTGCACCCTGCCCCGAGATTCTGA